The proteins below come from a single Leptidea sinapis chromosome 20, ilLepSina1.1, whole genome shotgun sequence genomic window:
- the LOC126970245 gene encoding cytochrome P450 6B5-like, with product MFIYMIILLFICVFLLYATRNHRYWSQRNVKHDTPVPLFGNHFKNLFGIKSITQVANDLYYKYPEEKVVGYYQGRTPELLIRDLDIARHILNVDFGHFYMRGLGRDGDIETLLKSLFHAEGDLWKLLRQRLTPAFTTAKLKSMFPLIINCAEKLHLAGDNIVKSGGECDIREFMARFTTEFIGACGFGIEMDSINNENSTFRALGAKMFSRSFRDMFLLGLWQIIPEIRKMLHVSDIRIKTAITGIVTTIFEQRNYKSIGRHDFIDMLLELADKGVITGESLEKFDEYGKPKLAEVNMDMDMLVAQVFVFFAAGFETSSSASSFTLHQLALNPHIQIKVQKEIDQVLSKYNNKLSYDAISEMTYLDMAFKEGMRLFPSLGVLHRECTRKYTIPQLGITIDPGVKIMIPIQAIQTDEKYYDNPKEFRPERFLSDNLKESVKYTYLPFGEGPRACIGARLGHMQSLAGLAAVLQRFTVEPSAKTSKELPVNPWINVVQAVEGGVPVKLKLRTK from the exons ATGTTTATATACatgataatacttttatttatttgtgtttttctaTTATACGCCACACGAaatcaccgttactggagtcaGCGAAACGTCAAACATGACACCCCAGTGCCTTTATTCGGGAAccacttcaaaaatttattcgGAATCAAAAGTATAACGCAAGTTgcaaatgatttatattataagtatccAGAGGAGAAAGTTGTTGGCTATTATCAAGGACGAACACCTGAGTTGCTCATTCGAGATCTAGACATTGCTAGACATATTCTCAACGTGGACTTTGGACATTTCTACATGCGTGGTCTGGGAAGAGATGGCGATATCGAAACATTGCTAAAAAGTTTATTCCATGCGGAGGGTGATCTATGGAAACTTTTGAGACAAAGGCTAACTCCGGCATTTACAACAGCTAAACTGAAATCGATGTTTCCATTAATTATTAACTGTGCAGAAAAGTTACATTTGGCAGGTGATAATATTGTGAAATCTGGTGGTGAGTGTGATATAAGAGAATTTATGGCACGATTCACAACTGAATTTATAGGCGCGTGTGGTTTTGGGATCGAAATGGATAgcattaataatgaaaattcaaCCTTTAGAGCATTAGGGGCTAAAATGTTTTCGAGATCTTTTCGTGATATGTTTTTGTTGGGCTTATGGCAAATTATACCTGAGATAAGAAAAATGTTACACGTATCAGACATTAGAATAAAGACAGCTATCACGGGTATTGTGACGACAATATTTGAACAGAGGAACTATAAGTCCATCGGAAGACACGATTTTATTGATATGTTACTAGAGCTGGCTGATAAGGGAGTAATAACTGGAGAATCTTTAGAGAAGTTTGATGAGTATGGCAAACCAAAACTTGCAGAAGTTAATATGGACATGGATATGCTTGTAGCTCAAGTATTTGTTTTCTTTGCTGCTGGATTTGAAACATCGTCATCAGCTTCTAGTTTCACACTGCACCAACTAGCGCTCAACCCTCATATACAAATCAAAGTTCAAAAAGAAATAGATCAGGttctttcaaaatataataataagttatccTATGATGCGATATCTGAGATGACATATTTAGACATGGCTTTCAAAGAAGGCATGAGATTGTTTCCGTCTTTGGGGGTGCTTCACAGAGAATGCACAAGGAAATACACAATACCGCAGTTGGGAATAACAATAGACCCTGGAGTGAAAATAATGATTCCAATCCAAGCCATCCAGACTGATGagaaatattatgataatcCAAAAGAATTCAGACCGGAGagatttttaagtgataatttAAAAGAGTCTGTAAAATACACTTATTTGCCATTTGGGGAAGGTCCTAGGGCTTGTATTG GAGCTCGTCTCGGTCATATGCAGTCATTGGCAGGTTTAGCAGCTGTATTGCAGAGATTCACGGTGGAGCCATCCGCAAAAACTTCAAAAGAATTGCCTGTCAACCCCTGGATAAACGTCGTTCAAGCAGTCGAGGGAGGTGTACCTGTTAAACTCAAACTACGTACAAAGTGA